In a single window of the Saccharothrix australiensis genome:
- a CDS encoding GAF domain-containing sensor histidine kinase → MPGSPDPNATRLDGLLRELTDRTAEVAGSRERMHRLLGAVVSLASDLSLPDVLRRIVESSCTLVGARYGALAVVGPNRQLLEFTYGAERQHTDFEGVAFDPSAPGFLGVPVHVRGEVFGNLYLTDKQDGADFTRADQEVVVAVAAAAGIAIENARLYEQSRQREVWLRASNEVTNALLTGTPDRDALRLVAVRARLAADGVNAVLALPDAQGELAVRVMDGELRGFTVSREGSASREVYATGKTKVLDGLPGHFDRIGPVVVVPLAAGQRVLGVLMVARSRDNRPFDASDVALVESFARQAALILEFTRATGAGRRLAVLEDRDRIARDLHDLVVQRLFGLGLGLQSLNGLVEQPLVADRLADFVTEVDLTIREIRRTIFSLQESQADSASLRAQLLRVVQDSSRLLGFEPALTTDGPVDSLVPDHVRPDLLATLREALANAARHASAKRVDVRVMVDREATELHLVVSDDGDGLPANGARHTGGLVNMAARAARWDGGCEVRSEAGKGVTVTWTVPLVSG, encoded by the coding sequence TTGCCTGGCTCCCCGGACCCGAACGCGACCCGCCTGGACGGGCTGCTGCGCGAGCTGACCGACCGGACGGCCGAGGTGGCCGGCTCCCGAGAACGGATGCACCGGCTGCTCGGCGCGGTCGTGTCGCTCGCGAGCGACCTGTCGCTGCCGGACGTGCTGCGCCGCATCGTGGAGTCGTCGTGCACCCTGGTCGGCGCGCGGTACGGCGCGCTGGCCGTGGTCGGGCCCAACCGGCAGCTGTTGGAGTTCACCTACGGCGCCGAGCGGCAGCACACCGACTTCGAGGGCGTCGCGTTCGACCCGTCCGCGCCGGGGTTCCTGGGCGTGCCCGTCCACGTGCGGGGCGAGGTGTTCGGCAACCTCTACCTGACCGACAAGCAGGACGGGGCCGACTTCACGCGCGCGGACCAGGAGGTGGTCGTGGCCGTCGCGGCGGCGGCCGGCATCGCGATCGAGAACGCCCGCCTCTACGAGCAGTCCCGCCAGCGCGAGGTGTGGCTGCGCGCGTCCAACGAGGTCACGAACGCGCTGCTCACCGGCACACCGGACCGGGACGCGCTGCGGCTCGTCGCCGTCCGCGCCCGGCTGGCCGCCGACGGCGTGAACGCCGTGCTCGCGCTGCCCGACGCGCAGGGCGAGCTGGCCGTGCGCGTCATGGACGGCGAGCTGCGCGGGTTCACCGTGTCGCGCGAGGGCAGCGCCAGCCGGGAGGTGTACGCGACCGGCAAGACCAAGGTGCTGGACGGGCTGCCCGGCCACTTCGACCGGATCGGACCGGTCGTGGTCGTGCCGCTGGCCGCCGGCCAGCGCGTCCTGGGCGTGCTGATGGTGGCGCGCTCGCGCGACAACCGCCCGTTCGACGCGTCGGACGTCGCGCTGGTCGAGTCGTTCGCCCGGCAGGCGGCGCTGATCCTGGAGTTCACGCGGGCCACCGGCGCGGGCAGGCGGCTCGCGGTGCTGGAGGACCGCGACCGCATCGCGCGCGACCTGCACGACCTCGTCGTGCAGCGGCTGTTCGGCCTGGGGCTCGGGTTGCAGAGCCTCAACGGGCTCGTCGAGCAGCCGCTCGTCGCGGACCGGCTCGCCGACTTCGTCACCGAGGTCGACCTGACGATCCGCGAGATACGGCGGACCATCTTCTCGCTCCAGGAGTCGCAGGCGGACTCGGCGAGCCTGCGCGCGCAACTGCTGCGGGTGGTGCAGGATTCGAGCCGCCTGCTGGGTTTCGAGCCGGCGCTGACGACCGACGGTCCCGTCGACTCGCTGGTGCCCGACCACGTGCGACCGGACCTGCTGGCGACGCTGCGGGAAGCCCTCGCCAACGCGGCCCGCCACGCGTCGGCGAAGCGGGTGGACGTGCGGGTGATGGTCGACCGCGAGGCGACCGAGCTGCACCTGGTCGTGTCCGACGACGGCGACGGCCTGCCCGCCAACGGCGCACGGCACACCGGTGGCCTGGTCAACATGGCCGCGCGGGCCGCGCGGTGGGACGGTGGTTGCGAAGTGCGGTCGGAAGCGGGCAAGGGCGTGACGGTGACGTGGACCGTGCCGTTGGTATCGGGGTAG
- a CDS encoding pyridoxamine 5'-phosphate oxidase family protein has protein sequence MYDSAGLQVLSREECLELLATTAVGRLVFTDRALPMVHPVVYALDGESVVLRVPEGSKTLVARDTIVAFQIDDVRPDLSKGWSVMAVGHVTEVSDEALLTRLRDLPLPSRGVTDRDHYLRVALEVLSGRRIP, from the coding sequence ATGTACGACTCCGCTGGGCTCCAGGTGCTCTCCCGCGAGGAGTGCCTGGAACTGCTGGCCACGACAGCGGTCGGGAGGCTCGTTTTCACCGACCGCGCACTGCCGATGGTGCACCCCGTCGTCTACGCGCTGGACGGCGAGTCGGTGGTGCTGAGGGTGCCCGAAGGCAGCAAGACGCTGGTCGCGCGGGACACGATCGTGGCGTTCCAGATCGACGACGTGCGACCGGACCTGTCGAAGGGGTGGTCGGTGATGGCGGTCGGACATGTCACCGAGGTGAGTGACGAAGCCCTGCTGACCAGGCTGCGCGACCTGCCGCTCCCGTCACGCGGCGTGACCGACCGGGACCATTACCTGCGGGTCGCCCTGGAGGTCCTGTCCGGTCGTCGCATCCCGTGA
- the meaB gene encoding methylmalonyl Co-A mutase-associated GTPase MeaB, with protein sequence MTRTVDVPDLVDRARAGQPRAVARLISLVEDASPRLREVARALAPFTGHARVIGLTGAPGVGKSTSTSALVRAYRDRGERVGVLAVDPSSPFSGGALLGDRVRMGEHATDPGVFIRSMATRGHLGGLSWATPQALRVLDAAGCDVVLVETVGVGQSEVEVVSLADTTVVLLAPGMGDGVQAAKAGILEVADVFVVNKADRDGADATARDLKHVISLGRRERADAGWRPPVVKAVAARAEGIDDVMAALDAHHAHLRDRGELPRRRARRAAGEIEAIALNTLRSRLGTGQAGTAATRLAEQVATGTLDPYTAADHLITALTT encoded by the coding sequence GTGACGCGCACCGTCGACGTCCCGGACCTGGTCGACCGCGCGCGTGCGGGCCAGCCGCGCGCGGTCGCCAGGCTGATCTCGCTGGTCGAGGACGCCAGTCCGCGGTTGCGCGAGGTCGCGCGGGCGCTCGCGCCGTTCACCGGGCACGCGCGGGTCATCGGGTTGACCGGCGCACCGGGCGTGGGCAAGTCGACGTCCACCTCGGCGCTGGTGCGCGCCTACCGGGACCGGGGCGAGCGGGTCGGCGTGCTGGCGGTCGACCCGTCGTCGCCGTTCTCGGGCGGTGCGCTGCTGGGCGACCGGGTGCGGATGGGCGAGCACGCCACCGATCCCGGCGTGTTCATCCGGTCGATGGCCACCCGAGGCCACCTGGGCGGGCTGTCGTGGGCCACGCCGCAGGCGCTGCGCGTGCTGGACGCGGCCGGCTGCGACGTGGTGCTGGTCGAGACCGTCGGCGTGGGGCAGTCCGAGGTGGAGGTCGTGTCGCTGGCCGACACCACCGTGGTGCTGCTCGCGCCCGGCATGGGCGACGGCGTCCAGGCGGCCAAGGCGGGCATCCTGGAGGTCGCCGACGTGTTCGTGGTGAACAAGGCCGACCGGGACGGCGCGGACGCCACGGCGCGCGACCTCAAGCACGTGATCTCACTGGGCCGCCGCGAGCGCGCCGACGCCGGCTGGCGGCCTCCCGTGGTGAAGGCGGTGGCGGCCCGCGCGGAGGGCATCGACGACGTCATGGCGGCCCTCGACGCGCACCACGCCCACCTGCGCGACCGCGGCGAACTGCCGCGCCGACGAGCACGCCGCGCAGCCGGCGAGATCGAGGCCATCGCCCTCAACACCCTCCGTTCGAGGCTCGGCACCGGGCAAGCCGGTACCGCAGCCACCCGCCTGGCCGAACAGGTGGCAACCGGCACCCTCGACCCCTACACCGCAGCCGACCACCTGATCACCGCCCTGACCACCTGA
- a CDS encoding acetyl-CoA C-acetyltransferase yields MSGSVIVAGARTPMGRLLGSLKDFSGAQLGGVAIKAALERAGVAPEQVQYVIMGQVLTAGAGQIPARQAAVHAGIPMTVPALTVNKVCLSGIDAIALADQLIRAGEFDVVVAGGQESMTQAPHLLPKSRSGHKFGDVTLQDHMALDGLFCAFDQVAMGASTEKHNARHGVTREEQDAFAARSHQLAAKAAANGVFAEEITPVAIPQRKGDPITFDTDEGVRGDTTVDVLAKLRPAFAADGTITAGSASQISDGAAAVVVMSKAKAEELGLTWLAEIGAHGVVAGPDASLHEQPANAIKAACAKEGIDPADLDLVEINEAFAAVGIVSTRQLGIAEDKVNVNGGAIALGHPIGMSGARLALHLALELKRRGGGVGAAALCGGGGQGDALIVRVPKV; encoded by the coding sequence GTGTCCGGTTCCGTCATCGTCGCCGGGGCCCGTACCCCGATGGGGCGACTGCTCGGATCGTTGAAGGACTTCTCCGGCGCCCAGCTCGGCGGCGTCGCGATCAAGGCGGCGCTGGAGCGGGCCGGCGTCGCGCCCGAGCAGGTGCAGTACGTGATCATGGGTCAGGTGCTCACCGCGGGCGCGGGCCAGATCCCGGCCCGCCAGGCGGCGGTGCACGCGGGCATCCCCATGACCGTGCCCGCGCTGACGGTCAACAAGGTGTGCCTGTCCGGCATCGACGCGATCGCGCTCGCCGACCAGCTGATCCGCGCGGGCGAGTTCGACGTCGTCGTGGCGGGCGGCCAGGAGTCGATGACCCAGGCGCCCCACCTGCTGCCCAAGTCGCGCAGCGGGCACAAGTTCGGCGACGTCACGCTCCAGGACCACATGGCCCTCGACGGGCTGTTCTGCGCCTTCGACCAGGTGGCGATGGGCGCGTCCACGGAGAAGCACAACGCACGCCACGGCGTGACGCGCGAGGAGCAGGACGCGTTCGCCGCCCGGTCGCACCAGCTCGCCGCCAAGGCCGCCGCGAACGGCGTGTTCGCGGAGGAGATCACGCCCGTCGCGATCCCGCAGCGCAAGGGCGACCCGATCACGTTCGACACGGACGAGGGCGTGCGCGGCGACACCACCGTCGACGTGCTGGCCAAGCTGCGCCCCGCGTTCGCGGCCGACGGCACCATCACGGCCGGCTCGGCGTCGCAGATCTCCGACGGCGCGGCGGCCGTGGTCGTGATGAGCAAGGCCAAGGCCGAGGAGCTGGGCCTGACGTGGCTGGCCGAGATCGGCGCGCACGGCGTCGTCGCCGGCCCGGACGCCAGCCTGCACGAGCAGCCCGCGAACGCGATCAAGGCCGCGTGCGCCAAGGAGGGCATCGACCCCGCCGACCTCGACCTGGTCGAGATCAACGAGGCGTTCGCCGCGGTCGGCATCGTCTCCACCCGGCAGCTCGGCATCGCCGAGGACAAGGTCAACGTCAACGGCGGCGCGATCGCCCTGGGTCACCCGATCGGCATGTCGGGCGCCCGGCTCGCGCTGCACCTCGCGCTGGAGCTGAAGCGCCGCGGTGGCGGCGTGGGCGCCGCCGCCCTGTGCGGCGGCGGTGGTCAGGGCGACGCCCTGATCGTGCGCGTCCCGAAGGTCTAG
- the mce gene encoding methylmalonyl-CoA epimerase → MQGELRGFVTAIDHVGIAVPDLDAAIAFHREHFGLEVAHEETNEEQGVREAMLRAPGDAGDGAAVQLLAPLTPESTIAKFIGRSGPGLQQLAYRVSDVDAAAEALRAKGLRLLYEQARRGTSGSRVNFVHPKDAGGVLVELVEPAGGH, encoded by the coding sequence ATGCAGGGAGAACTCCGCGGCTTCGTGACCGCCATCGACCACGTCGGCATCGCGGTGCCGGACCTCGACGCCGCGATCGCGTTCCACCGCGAGCACTTCGGCCTGGAGGTCGCCCACGAGGAGACCAACGAGGAGCAGGGCGTCCGGGAGGCGATGCTGCGCGCGCCCGGCGACGCGGGCGACGGCGCGGCCGTGCAGCTGCTCGCGCCGCTGACCCCGGAGTCGACCATCGCCAAGTTCATCGGGCGCTCCGGGCCGGGTCTCCAGCAGCTCGCCTACCGGGTGTCCGATGTGGACGCCGCCGCCGAGGCGTTGCGGGCCAAGGGCCTGCGGTTGCTCTACGAGCAGGCGCGGCGCGGCACGTCCGGCAGTCGGGTGAACTTCGTCCACCCGAAGGACGCAGGCGGTGTGCTGGTCGAGCTGGTCGAGCCGGCGGGCGGCCACTGA
- a CDS encoding TetR/AcrR family transcriptional regulator, which produces MAGNSSARERILSAAEELFAEAGFDATPTSRVAERAGVPKGLVHYYFRRKQDLLTALVRRLPDGAVDARRVVVVGDIAESLRRLVAALDARLDASPLLSHLLWREADTHAAVREALHARYRLVAAQVRQVILAAGGAAVAAKDVDSASALVAHAVSYRHSVARHAPGDDRMDRELSFVAAALR; this is translated from the coding sequence TTGGCAGGGAACTCGTCGGCCAGGGAACGGATTCTGAGCGCGGCCGAGGAGTTGTTCGCCGAGGCGGGGTTCGACGCCACGCCGACGTCGCGCGTCGCCGAGCGCGCCGGGGTGCCCAAGGGGCTCGTGCACTACTACTTCCGGCGCAAGCAGGACCTGCTGACCGCGCTCGTGCGACGCCTGCCGGACGGCGCGGTGGACGCGCGCCGGGTCGTGGTCGTCGGCGACATCGCCGAGAGCCTGCGCAGGCTGGTGGCCGCGCTGGACGCCCGGCTCGACGCCTCACCGCTGCTCAGCCACCTGCTGTGGCGGGAGGCGGACACGCACGCGGCGGTGCGGGAGGCGCTGCACGCCCGCTACCGGCTGGTGGCGGCGCAGGTCCGGCAGGTGATCCTGGCCGCCGGTGGCGCGGCCGTGGCCGCGAAGGACGTGGACAGCGCGTCCGCGCTCGTCGCCCACGCGGTGAGCTACCGCCACTCGGTCGCCCGGCACGCGCCGGGCGACGACCGGATGGACCGCGAGCTGTCCTTCGTCGCCGCCGCGCTCCGGTGA
- a CDS encoding SPW repeat protein yields MTKAWTRWQDWVEVVIGVAVLLSPLVVETSAAAMWTMIVLGALIAVDGFASLANPSMVFGEWFQVVLGALLFISPWVLGYSDLTGASWVSWIGGVLTVVAGAMAMPAANAAHSRLAGTA; encoded by the coding sequence ATGACCAAGGCGTGGACCAGGTGGCAGGACTGGGTGGAAGTCGTGATCGGGGTGGCGGTGCTGCTCTCGCCCCTCGTGGTCGAGACGTCCGCCGCGGCGATGTGGACGATGATCGTGCTCGGCGCGCTGATCGCCGTCGACGGCTTCGCGTCGCTCGCCAACCCGTCGATGGTGTTCGGCGAGTGGTTCCAGGTGGTCCTCGGCGCGCTGCTGTTCATCTCGCCGTGGGTGCTCGGCTACAGCGACCTGACGGGCGCGTCGTGGGTGTCGTGGATCGGTGGCGTGCTCACCGTCGTCGCCGGTGCGATGGCCATGCCCGCGGCGAACGCGGCGCACTCGCGACTGGCGGGCACCGCGTAG
- the ccrA gene encoding crotonyl-CoA carboxylase/reductase yields the protein MQKILDAILADELDAIGSLDVPETYRGVTVHADEVEMFQGVATKDKDPRKSLHLDEVPTPELGPGEALVAVMASAINYNTVWTSIFEPMSTFGFLQRYGRSAPEAAKHDLPYHVVGSDLAGVVLRTGPGVNAWRPGDRVVAHCLDVQLEHPDGHGDTMLDPEQRIWGFETNFGGLAEIALVKANQLMPMPRHLTWEEAASPGLVNSTAYRQLVSTNGANLKQGDTVLIWGASGGLGSYATQFALNGGATPVCVVSSPEKAEICRRMGAELIIDRTAEGYRFWKDEHEQDPKEWKRLGAKIRELTGGDDPDIVFEHPGRETFGASVFVAKRGGTIVTCASTSGYLHQYDNRYLWMNLKRIIGSHFANYREAWEANRLIAKGRIHPTLSKVYSLADTGQAAHDVHRNAHQGKVGVLCLAPEEGLGVLDHELRAEHLTGINRFRGV from the coding sequence GTGCAGAAGATCCTCGACGCGATCCTCGCCGACGAACTGGACGCGATCGGATCATTGGACGTGCCGGAGACCTACCGGGGCGTCACCGTGCACGCCGACGAGGTCGAGATGTTCCAAGGCGTCGCGACCAAGGACAAGGACCCGCGCAAGTCGCTCCACCTGGACGAGGTCCCCACGCCGGAGCTCGGGCCGGGCGAGGCGCTGGTCGCCGTGATGGCGTCCGCGATCAACTACAACACGGTGTGGACGTCGATCTTCGAGCCGATGTCGACGTTCGGCTTCCTCCAGCGGTACGGCCGCAGCGCGCCGGAAGCGGCCAAGCACGACCTGCCCTACCACGTGGTCGGCTCCGACCTCGCCGGCGTCGTGCTGCGCACCGGTCCGGGGGTGAACGCGTGGCGGCCCGGCGACCGGGTCGTCGCGCACTGCCTGGACGTCCAGCTGGAGCACCCGGACGGGCACGGCGACACCATGCTCGACCCGGAGCAGCGGATCTGGGGCTTCGAGACGAACTTCGGCGGCCTCGCCGAGATCGCGCTGGTCAAGGCCAACCAGTTGATGCCCATGCCCCGGCACCTCACCTGGGAGGAGGCCGCGTCGCCCGGTCTGGTGAACTCCACCGCCTACCGGCAGCTCGTGTCGACCAACGGCGCGAACCTGAAGCAGGGCGACACCGTGCTGATCTGGGGCGCGTCCGGCGGTCTCGGCTCGTACGCCACGCAGTTCGCCCTCAACGGCGGCGCGACGCCGGTCTGCGTCGTGTCCTCGCCGGAGAAGGCGGAGATCTGCCGGCGCATGGGCGCGGAGCTGATCATCGACCGGACCGCGGAGGGTTACCGGTTCTGGAAGGACGAGCACGAACAGGACCCGAAGGAGTGGAAGCGGCTCGGCGCGAAGATCCGGGAACTCACCGGCGGTGACGACCCGGACATCGTGTTCGAGCACCCCGGTCGGGAGACGTTCGGCGCGTCGGTGTTCGTCGCCAAGCGCGGCGGCACGATCGTCACGTGCGCGTCCACCAGCGGGTACCTGCACCAGTACGACAACCGCTACCTGTGGATGAACCTCAAGCGGATCATCGGGTCGCACTTCGCGAACTACCGCGAGGCGTGGGAGGCCAACCGCTTGATCGCCAAGGGCCGCATCCACCCGACACTGTCCAAGGTGTACTCGTTGGCGGACACCGGCCAAGCGGCGCACGACGTCCACCGCAACGCCCACCAGGGCAAGGTCGGCGTGCTGTGCCTCGCGCCGGAGGAGGGCCTGGGTGTCCTCGATCACGAACTCCGCGCGGAGCACCTGACCGGGATCAACCGTTTCCGGGGCGTGTAA
- a CDS encoding chromosome segregation protein codes for MGLADDRDLVPLGTGFDIVKRGYDRAQVEDHLERLDSDLRLLAADRDAAVSQTNDLSRQLEAARSEIAELRGQVERLSLPPTTLEGLSERLQRMLRLAQDEANEIKARAEAEGGHIRAKAESDAAVLRTRYEKLIADLDQRRTEMEAEHRGVLETARAEAERIVGEARDTAAKLDEESQQRRTTVEEDFEIAMAARRVESMKVLAEQEASSKAEADRRVREAAEEAARVRAQIAQEQAASNAEAQRLVREATEEANRRRHDSISEATARVQEATDEANRRVREATEESNRRVTQAAQKVDALKQLRNRLSQQLHAVRTALHEVTPLLDPLEEERAPAQNQPAQNQPAQNQPAQQQPAQQQPAQQQAGQAQNRPAQHQQQPAQGQAPQNPTPQNPATQNPATQGQPAQHQPTAEPQGATPAATGKQASDGKPQAAPDGPTQKIARPNPKSRTGKR; via the coding sequence ATGGGCCTCGCCGACGACCGTGACCTCGTCCCCCTGGGAACCGGCTTCGACATCGTCAAGCGCGGCTACGACCGCGCGCAGGTCGAGGACCACCTGGAGCGCCTCGACTCGGACCTGCGGCTGCTCGCGGCCGACCGGGACGCGGCGGTGTCGCAGACGAACGACCTGAGCCGCCAGCTGGAGGCCGCGCGCTCCGAGATCGCCGAGCTGCGCGGTCAGGTCGAGCGGCTGTCCCTGCCGCCCACGACGCTGGAGGGCCTGAGCGAACGCCTCCAGCGGATGCTGCGGCTGGCCCAGGACGAGGCGAACGAGATCAAGGCGCGGGCGGAGGCCGAGGGCGGCCACATCCGCGCGAAGGCCGAGTCGGACGCGGCCGTGCTGCGCACGCGGTACGAGAAGCTGATCGCCGACCTCGACCAGCGCCGCACCGAGATGGAGGCCGAGCACCGCGGCGTGCTGGAGACGGCGCGCGCCGAGGCCGAGCGCATCGTGGGCGAGGCGCGCGACACGGCGGCGAAGCTCGACGAGGAGTCCCAGCAGCGCAGGACCACCGTCGAGGAGGACTTCGAGATCGCGATGGCCGCGCGCCGCGTCGAGTCGATGAAGGTGCTCGCCGAGCAGGAGGCGTCCAGCAAGGCCGAGGCCGACCGCCGGGTGCGGGAGGCGGCCGAGGAGGCGGCGCGGGTGCGCGCCCAGATCGCGCAGGAGCAGGCGGCGTCGAACGCGGAGGCCCAGCGACTGGTGCGCGAGGCGACCGAGGAGGCGAACCGCCGCCGCCACGACTCGATCAGCGAGGCCACCGCGCGGGTCCAGGAGGCGACCGACGAGGCGAACCGCCGGGTGCGGGAGGCCACCGAGGAGTCGAACCGCCGGGTCACGCAGGCGGCGCAGAAGGTCGACGCCCTCAAGCAGCTCCGCAACCGGCTGTCGCAGCAGTTGCACGCGGTCCGGACGGCGCTGCACGAGGTCACGCCGCTGCTGGACCCGCTGGAGGAGGAGCGCGCCCCGGCTCAGAACCAACCGGCACAGAACCAGCCCGCGCAGAACCAGCCCGCGCAGCAGCAGCCCGCGCAGCAGCAGCCCGCGCAGCAGCAGGCGGGCCAGGCGCAGAACCGGCCCGCGCAGCACCAGCAGCAGCCCGCGCAGGGCCAGGCTCCCCAGAACCCGACGCCCCAGAACCCCGCGACCCAGAACCCGGCGACCCAGGGCCAGCCCGCGCAGCACCAGCCGACCGCGGAGCCGCAGGGCGCGACCCCGGCGGCCACCGGCAAGCAGGCGTCCGACGGCAAGCCGCAGGCCGCGCCGGACGGGCCGACCCAGAAGATCGCCCGCCCGAACCCGAAGAGCCGCACCGGCAAGCGCTGA
- a CDS encoding alpha/beta fold hydrolase, with protein sequence MDLSPLVLLHAFPFDGRLWDGVRAELDPLTPDLRGAGREPDLGVLADDVLRDLDRRGVDRVVLGGCSLGGYVAMSLLRREPSRVAGLVLADTRFTADGDEARAGRLVMAERVLAEGVGWVPDAVLPGLLGPSPSDAVVARARALILDQPAAEVAWTQRAMAGRPDSRAVLAAVDVPALVLVGAEDALTPPAVARELADVVPRGEYAELPGVGHLTPLEAPKAFAAAVLDWRRRVGV encoded by the coding sequence ATGGACCTCTCACCGTTGGTGCTGCTGCACGCGTTCCCGTTCGACGGCCGCCTGTGGGACGGCGTGCGGGCGGAGCTGGACCCGCTCACGCCCGACCTGCGCGGCGCGGGCCGGGAACCCGACCTGGGCGTGCTGGCCGACGACGTGCTGCGCGACCTGGACCGGCGCGGTGTCGACCGGGTGGTGCTCGGCGGCTGCTCGCTCGGCGGGTACGTCGCCATGTCGCTGCTGAGGCGCGAGCCGTCGCGGGTGGCCGGGCTGGTGCTCGCCGACACGCGGTTCACGGCCGACGGCGACGAAGCCCGCGCCGGTCGGCTGGTCATGGCCGAGCGGGTGCTCGCCGAGGGCGTCGGGTGGGTGCCGGACGCCGTGCTGCCGGGGCTGCTGGGGCCGTCGCCGTCGGACGCCGTGGTGGCGCGGGCCCGCGCGCTGATCCTGGACCAGCCCGCCGCGGAGGTGGCCTGGACGCAGCGGGCGATGGCCGGGCGGCCGGACTCCCGCGCGGTGCTGGCGGCGGTGGACGTGCCCGCGCTGGTGCTGGTCGGCGCGGAGGACGCGCTGACGCCGCCCGCCGTGGCCCGCGAACTGGCCGACGTGGTGCCGCGCGGTGAGTACGCGGAGCTGCCCGGCGTGGGGCACCTGACGCCGCTGGAAGCACCGAAAGCGTTTGCGGCGGCGGTGCTCGACTGGCGGCGGCGGGTCGGCGTGTAG
- a CDS encoding GNAT family N-acetyltransferase, with protein MTSSPDEIRTDRLLLRRAGPGDLRAAITVLSDPRTHRYNPAGPPSPEEVAGMLAEWQAHWAHDGIGYWAVELPPTGEVVGFGGLRHHRLDGEPTLNLFYRFRPAHWGRGYATEMARAAVEWADRARPDRPVVIITDPDNEPSQRVARKLGFTHAGDSITIDGPVLVYRREEATLRA; from the coding sequence ATGACGTCGAGCCCGGATGAGATCCGCACCGACCGGCTCCTGCTGCGGCGGGCCGGGCCGGGTGACCTGCGCGCCGCGATCACCGTCCTGTCCGACCCGCGGACCCACCGCTACAACCCGGCCGGTCCGCCGTCGCCGGAGGAGGTGGCCGGGATGCTGGCCGAGTGGCAGGCGCACTGGGCGCACGACGGCATCGGGTACTGGGCGGTGGAGCTGCCGCCGACCGGCGAGGTGGTCGGGTTCGGCGGCCTGCGCCACCACCGGCTGGACGGCGAGCCGACGCTCAACCTGTTCTACCGGTTCCGGCCCGCGCACTGGGGCCGGGGCTACGCGACGGAGATGGCGCGCGCGGCCGTCGAGTGGGCGGACCGGGCGCGGCCGGACCGGCCGGTCGTGATCATCACCGACCCGGACAACGAGCCCTCCCAGCGCGTGGCGAGGAAGCTGGGCTTCACGCACGCGGGCGACAGCATCACGATCGACGGCCCGGTGCTGGTCTACCGACGGGAGGAGGCGACCCTGCGCGCCTGA
- a CDS encoding FmdB family zinc ribbon protein: protein MPTYEFRCKSCGSTFDVKRPMSEASEPATCPHGHDDTVKLLSMVGLGGVGATAAPAGGGGGCCGGGCCS from the coding sequence GTGCCCACCTACGAATTCCGCTGCAAGTCCTGCGGGTCGACGTTCGACGTGAAGCGCCCGATGAGCGAGGCGTCCGAGCCGGCCACCTGCCCGCACGGCCACGACGACACGGTCAAGCTGCTGTCGATGGTCGGCCTCGGCGGTGTCGGCGCGACCGCCGCGCCGGCCGGCGGTGGTGGCGGGTGCTGCGGCGGCGGGTGCTGTAGCTGA
- a CDS encoding DUF3558 family protein → MRRAVLSVLVAALGLTSGCAYTVNGTPVSAGVLDIEPPFSSTEQKPTPRSGEREPTPRSGEPDADAVGDVCKLLTWKDLPYEVRDKSAAPTDTGYDPKFDQSCKWQTTVDQLDVGVTLRFRAGRPITLEQTNGEFDLGDRKVKYFDRTTDTSVQPSCVLVMDYAGGGLGIIVIDGSARYGAICEQGKKVAEVLRSKEPTG, encoded by the coding sequence ATGCGGCGTGCGGTTCTCTCGGTCCTGGTGGCAGCGCTCGGCCTGACGTCCGGCTGCGCGTACACGGTGAACGGCACCCCGGTGTCGGCCGGCGTGCTGGACATCGAACCGCCGTTCTCGTCCACCGAGCAGAAGCCGACGCCCCGGTCCGGCGAGCGGGAACCGACGCCCCGGTCCGGTGAGCCCGACGCGGACGCCGTCGGCGACGTGTGCAAGCTGCTGACGTGGAAGGACCTGCCCTACGAGGTGCGGGACAAGTCGGCGGCGCCCACCGACACCGGCTACGACCCGAAGTTCGACCAGTCGTGCAAGTGGCAGACCACGGTCGACCAGCTCGACGTCGGCGTGACGCTGCGCTTCCGCGCCGGTCGGCCGATCACGCTGGAGCAGACGAACGGCGAGTTCGACCTGGGCGACCGCAAGGTCAAGTACTTCGACCGCACCACGGACACCAGCGTGCAGCCGTCGTGCGTGCTCGTCATGGACTACGCCGGTGGTGGGCTCGGCATCATCGTGATCGACGGGTCGGCCCGGTACGGGGCGATCTGCGAGCAGGGCAAGAAGGTCGCCGAGGTGCTCCGGTCGAAGGAGCCGACCGGCTGA